A segment of the Carassius auratus strain Wakin unplaced genomic scaffold, ASM336829v1 scaf_tig00017929, whole genome shotgun sequence genome:
tgatttactgatatagatatacttttttttcataggTGTTCAATTGTAAAATTGAGTTTAGAATAAAAGCAAATATATGGGTTTTACTGGCAGTATAGTAGAAAAATTTGCACAATGTCagcataattaaaatatttgacatATATCAGCTATAAGCAAATAGATTGTTGTGTCATAAGAAAATAATTCCAAAAATCAATTAACAAAATAGTTGAATTAATTCCATATCCTACCTTTTATATGATGACAGGTCCAGTGAACCTTGTTCTTTAATTGTGTGCAGGTGAAAAGATGATATCAGAGCTTTCAGTCTTTCATGTTCTGATCTTCAACAaggtttgtaatttttataagtgTAGCTTTCATTTAGAGTCCACccacaaaataaaacatctgcATTTCACTTCAGGTCAACAAGCACGTACTCACTCCCTGTCTAGAATCACACAAAGAGATTTACATCACACCGACCTTTACATTGTCCAGCTTTGACTCAAGATGTTGCAACACATGAAACTAACAAATGTTAGAAGTCACCTCCCACATGATCATGAGAAATGTGATGAAACAGTCGTTTCCATAGACAGTGTTTTtcaaaatcacaaaaacacataaacacaatgTTAAAGGGATAGACAGTTTGCATTTTGCAAATTCGGTTTGAAAATAATATCTTATGTAATCCAAAGCATTCAAGATGCAATCCAAGCCCATGATCATAACAATATGTTATGCTGGTTTCGCTTTGTACAGTCATCATAGGTTTATACAATTATGTTTCATGTTACATGTTGACATGTCTGACCTACTGTATTTTTACTTGTCATGTACAGTTACACCACAGCTATTTCTAACATTCCTCCAAGAAATCATAATTATGGGAGAAAATGGGAAAACAGGATTTTTTCTTAGGGTTCCGTGATGTGGTGTTGTACAGTGTAGATATGGTTGTTCCCActcaataaaacacacaaacacaaaatgaaaggacACACATTTTGTGCTAAAACAATTTCCTCACCCTCAACATCCATTTATATATCCCTCAGATAATCTTTTATATCACAACTAAAAGACTGCGAAAACAATCACATCATTTCCAAAAAGGTTGGTCTTATGGGTcagtttttcgaaattgagatttatgcatcatctttccattgatgtatggtttatgaggatcagacaatatttggccaagatacaactatttgaaaacctggaatctgagggtgcaaaaaaataaataaaaatactgagaaaatcacctttaaagatgtccaaataaattcttagcaaagcatattactgatcaaaaattaagtttttatatatttacggtaggaaatctacaaaatatcttcatggaacatgatctttacttaatatcataatgatttttggcataaaagaaaaatcaataattttgacccattcaatgtttttttggctgtttctaaaaatgtatcccaGCGACTTAAACTGgtattgtggtccagggtcatggggaagtcgtggcctaatggttagagggttggactcccaatcgaagggttgtgggttctagtctagggccggacagaattgtgggtggggggagtgcatgaacagctctctctccaccttcaataccacgacttaggtgcccttgagcaaggcatcgaacccccaactgctccccgggcgccgcagcataaatggctgcccactgctcacagtgtgtgtgtgtgtgtgtgtgtgtgtgtgttcactgctctgtgtgtgtgcatttcggatgggttaaatgcagagcacaaattctgagtatgggtcaccaaacttggctgaatgtcacttcacttcacttcatatgTGTCTCTTGTGAGTGGACTATCGggattttatttggaaaaatgaCCTTGAATGACTTTTTCAAATCTGTTTAtttagaagaactgttataactTAACAATTCATGAGAATGAATCTGACTTTTCTAAGTGATGTATGGAAGAGTGGACCATTTCGTAACAACTTATTCATTGGAATGAATCAGAGTGAGAACAACGTTTCAGTTGGACCTTTTAGGATGAACCGATTCACTGGACTTTTGAGCACTGTATACAAGAGACCGGGAACATGCAATTACTTCAGCTCGCTTGGCATTGATCGATGCAATGCAAGTGCGATGTTGCTTTTATTTGTGCTACACCACTTATAGTTTGAAAAATGATATACCATATTTGAGTTTTAGTTCTGTCACTGCAAGATAACCTTTCTGTCGGGGCCTGAGACAATATTTCTTCTGATCAACGAGGAGGTGAGGTAAAATCTATAGTCCGgtttttcagaataaaaatatttgttatttattgtatCATGTTTGTTGTCACGTTTGACAGGAGATCTGGCCGTGTCAGTGTTTTATAAGATTACTCAGAGACTCAAGACAGGCCAAAAGTTCATTGCCAGGATGACTGTCCACAAATCTCTCTCCCACAATTATACAAAATTAAACAAGAATTCCAATCCTTGAGAAATAAAACTCCTTTTTACCAGAAGATTACACAAGGCTTCACTTGAATCAGTTGTTACTTAAAAGAGGTTGTCAGGGTCAATAAGTGTTTTACGCAGAAAATTATAATGTGTTTTCATATTTCATGCATTAAATGTTGGGATTCATATTTTATAAAGGCTTGCATCAAATTAGGCAAAATTATATGgctggtgtttttattttattttattaaaacaaatgttaacttattattattattattatttaaaggtgctgtagggaacttttgtaaaaaaatattttttacgtatttgttaaacctgtcattatgtcctgacagtagaatatgagacagataatctgtgaaaaaatcaagctcctctggctcctcccagtggtcctattgccatttgcaggaatgcatccgctcccagtaagaaacaaccaatcagagctgcggtccgtaactttgtttgtgttcaaaatgtagaaaaatgtatataataagcgaaaacaccatgaatccattttccaaaccgtgtttttagcttgtcctgaatcactagggtgcacctataataagtgtttatattcggactattttagattgcttcggggataccgcggcggagtaacccagtacctctgtgattcttcatagacataaacagagagaagtagatccggctacaatgatcttccacaagacgcaagcagttctgtttattaaccgctagagcgtcaaaagttccctaccgcagttTTAAAGGTTACTTTTAAAGATTCATGACTTGATTTATTTTCTCTAAACTACCTAAAACATTAAATCAGTCATttcttatgaaatattttatttaaaactataatgatcaaaacaaagagttaattgtgtgtgtgtgtgtgtgtgtgaaaaatatataatttcccgATTACCATTTTTGTGGTAACTTCAAGTTAccttaactatttttttttgccttttttttttttttttttacaataaaaagtcAGTGTACATATTTACCAAGGAGACAACAGTGTCAATGAAGAGCTTGAATGAAAATCAaggtaaatataattttgtttgcgTCATTTACAGTCaagatttttcattttatgcaaaaaaaatttttatgtcactctgaaaaaataataaaaaaatcagtggTTTAGTGTCTTGTCAAGGTCACAGCAGTGATTTTTGTTCCTCATGGGGCTCAAACCCATCAACCTTACCAGCCCTGATGTTTAGCCACTGCACCACACCACCATCACATACAGATGCTGCTTCCACCTAGCGACAGAAACTAAGCTGATGATTTAGCTGAATTTCACCAATGTGTGAAAGTGTGATGAAACTCATGCCATGACTAATTACCAGTGGTTctaacaagaacaaaaaaaaacagaagtgaacATTCTGGTTTAAACTAGTTTTTTCATCATACAGATGGGTGGAGCGTTTAGTGTCCCTTCAGATATAGGTAAATCAGATTGAACAGAGAGAAGATGACAGATCGAAACAGTCAAGTCTTGTCCGAGAGCCACTGAAACCgataaatatttgacattttaatgatGAAATAATTTGGTTATAGAATCGTTTTTAAATCTCAGGGAGCCgaataaggaaatatatttatttaaatacattaaaataatatttaggaTCTTTAGTTGTTGTAGCTTTACGGGAAATTACTATTCGGACCCATTTGTTCAGGTAAGAATATTTTGGAATTTGTTGGagaatgattttttatatatatattttttttaaatcttactgaaaaCATTGTACAAACGTCACTCAAAAGTAACTTTTCTTCAACAGTTTCAGATCACAGAGTCTTAGACATTTcaataaatgagaaaatgaagTTGTGTTTGAAAtggaatgtatttaaaatacattttacagataaaacaatgtaaatatcTTAAATAGAATGAGTTTAGTTTAGTTGTTTTATCTTATCTTTATTAAATCGTACAGAAAACTTTTTAGAAACATCTTTAAAAGTTTGCTTCAAAGGTTTCAGGTTAACTCAATAAACCAAAACactttcgattttttttttctaaatcgtgattatgattttatatttttcatagggTGGCAACGAATACTTCAAGCTTACAAGACACGGCATTTTTTTCTCCATAATATTTGGTGAGTATGAAAGTTGTATAATGGCTAAGATATTGAGCAAGTTCTTTTTGAGAAGTGAAAATAGAAAAATGGTGAGTGAGCAGTCTACGAAAAATCTCAGTCCACTTGCTGGaactgtttttgtcattttgatcaGTTCTGCATTGTTCTTTAATTCTGTAACATTCATGGTATATTTCCATATTCTTTTGCCTTCTTGATTTTAACAAGAACCTGGTTTGGTAATAACATggcttaaataaatacaaaataaaaagttgGGGAAAAAAGGCCTACATGAATTCACTCTTTTGACCCCCATATTGTTAAGATCACCATGGTTTCTTATTGAAACTAATTGTGGATAATTCAGTGTAAATCTCCTGTTTATCTTTCAGGGAAGTCTTGAGCAACCAATCATGGGAGACTGGGGGTTCCTCTCAGCTTTACTGGACAAAGTACAGTCCCACTCCACCGTCGTCGGCAAGATATGGATGAGCGTCCTCTTCATCTTCAGGATCCTGGTGCTGGGAACAGCGGCGGAGAACGTGTGGGGTGACGAGCGATCCAACTTAGTGTGCAACACCAACACCCCTGGATGTGAGAACGTGTGCTATGACTGGAAGTTCCCCATCTCGCATATTCGCTTCTGGGTAATGCAGATCATCTTTGTTTCCACTCCAACTTTGGTATATCTGGGCCACGTGGTGCACGTCATCCACCAAGAGAACAAACTGAGAGAGGAGCAGAAAAGAAACCCCATGTCGAAGTCACCAAAATATACAAACGAAAAAGGCAAGGTTGAAATCAAAGGAAGCATGCTGGGTAGCTACTTGACCCAGCtgttcataaaaataattttagaggTGGCTTTCATCGTTGGACAGTATTATCTGTTTGGATTTATCATGGATCGTCAGTTCAACTGTAAGCGGTTGCCTTGTACAGTGGAGACTGAGTGTTTCGTGTCTAGACCCACAGAGAAAACCGTCTTCATTATCTTCATGTTGGTGGTGGCATGTGTGTCTCTGGCCTTAAATGTTCTAGAAATATTCTATTTACTTTGTAAGAGGATAAGTGGGAGAAATAAGAAATATAGGAATGCAATGTATACTAGCAATTCTCAATATCCTTCACCTTTTTCAGTAGAACTTGATTCTGTGAATGGAATAAGGCACAATGAGTTAAACATGGCCTTTCAGAACAGATATGGTCAAAGCAAAGGCAGCCTTGATGGAGGCAAAGCTGAGCCATAAGGCAACAAGTCATTGTGGTAACATGATAAATGCACATACCTAATATAATTAACTCTATACAACAACTTTAATATAATCAACACAACACAGTCAAAAGGAAAAATATGTTGATTGTAACTTCTGCTAACTGAACACTAGATGGCGCTGTAATCTTCTTCAGTTGCACTCACTAACCCTTAACTTCTGTCACTACAAGgccagtgatttttttattttatttttttttttgtctcctgtactgtagtttttatataattttaaagtatTACTTTCGCAAAGCATCCAACACGAAATATGTGTAAccaatttttttgctttttgtgcaCTAAGAATAAACAACGTGAGATAAGTAGATGATGGCTGTGTATCAGTTTTCTTACAAAGAAGGGGCTCCAGAGACAAAGCTAttaaattcttatatatatatatatatatatatatatatatatatatatatatatatatatatatatatatatatatatatatatatatatatata
Coding sequences within it:
- the LOC113075896 gene encoding gap junction Cx32.2 protein-like is translated as MGDWGFLSALLDKVQSHSTVVGKIWMSVLFIFRILVLGTAAENVWGDERSNLVCNTNTPGCENVCYDWKFPISHIRFWVMQIIFVSTPTLVYLGHVVHVIHQENKLREEQKRNPMSKSPKYTNEKGKVEIKGSMLGSYLTQLFIKIILEVAFIVGQYYLFGFIMDRQFNCKRLPCTVETECFVSRPTEKTVFIIFMLVVACVSLALNVLEIFYLLCKRISGRNKKYRNAMYTSNSQYPSPFSVELDSVNGIRHNELNMAFQNRYGQSKGSLDGGKAEP